From Rhodococcus sp. B7740, one genomic window encodes:
- a CDS encoding YdeI/OmpD-associated family protein has product MAVMDDAPRVHAETRAQWRTWLTEHHATVQSAWLVSWKKATGKPAISYDDAVSEALAVGWVDSRPRKLDDQRTMLYFSPRKPASAWSRPNKIRVEALREAGLMLPAGERAVEAAVANGSWTVLDEVEDLIVPDDLAAAFSEYVDAENNWNRFPPSARRGILEWIATAKRPETRAARVHETARLASIGERAARWQPKRDRQ; this is encoded by the coding sequence ATGGCCGTCATGGACGACGCACCGAGAGTGCATGCCGAGACACGTGCGCAGTGGCGGACATGGCTGACCGAACATCACGCGACGGTGCAATCTGCGTGGCTGGTGTCGTGGAAGAAGGCCACCGGAAAGCCGGCGATCAGCTACGACGACGCCGTGTCGGAAGCCCTTGCGGTGGGGTGGGTCGACAGTCGACCCCGCAAGCTCGACGACCAGCGAACCATGTTGTATTTCTCGCCCCGGAAACCCGCGAGCGCGTGGTCCCGTCCGAACAAGATTCGCGTCGAAGCCCTCCGTGAAGCAGGTCTGATGCTCCCGGCGGGGGAGCGCGCCGTCGAGGCTGCCGTGGCCAACGGATCGTGGACCGTACTCGACGAAGTCGAGGATCTGATCGTTCCCGACGACCTTGCGGCTGCATTCTCCGAATACGTTGACGCGGAGAACAATTGGAACCGATTCCCTCCGTCCGCGCGTCGCGGCATTCTGGAGTGGATCGCCACAGCCAAGCGGCCGGAGACCCGTGCCGCTCGAGTGCACGAGACTGCTCGGCTCGCATCGATCGGCGAGCGCGCAGCTCGTTGGCAACCCAAGCGCGATCGACAGTGA
- a CDS encoding YdeI/OmpD-associated family protein, with amino-acid sequence MSDRIRFDGVLEPMTWGKNTYTIIRVPTRLVEAAERWPTRRIDGSIEGSSLNLGLNKADSNVMPGSFVYIGVGLQRRLGIRPGDLVSCEFEPADPDLVPVPKDVAEAMEAAHCTSAWERKRPSERRQLLMPIDNAAREQTRAARVA; translated from the coding sequence GTGAGTGACCGCATCCGGTTCGACGGAGTGCTCGAGCCGATGACGTGGGGTAAGAACACGTACACCATCATTCGTGTACCGACTCGTTTGGTCGAGGCGGCGGAACGGTGGCCGACTCGCCGGATCGACGGTTCGATCGAGGGCTCGAGTCTCAATCTCGGTCTCAACAAGGCAGATTCGAATGTGATGCCCGGGTCCTTCGTCTACATCGGTGTAGGTCTTCAACGCCGGTTGGGCATTCGCCCCGGTGATCTGGTCTCGTGCGAGTTCGAGCCGGCCGACCCCGATCTGGTGCCGGTTCCGAAGGACGTCGCGGAAGCGATGGAGGCGGCACACTGCACATCCGCGTGGGAGCGGAAGCGGCCGAGCGAGCGACGTCAGTTGTTGATGCCGATCGACAACGCGGCGCGCGAGCAGACCCGAGCGGCCCGAGTCGCGTGA
- a CDS encoding SMI1/KNR4 family protein, with protein MNLTDIWTAYMATLRERAPITAASIRPPRSVSEREAAERATTPWTEELREFYGLHDGQHETYGEEYVPAGSVLPDFTLYSLDRAVDRHRFSLENPHPIDDLGEDWPAEVLAQEAGETAEMFVPAYVPFAEDGSGGTLYIDTRPGARRGCIRSFSYDSADQGAPWFDSLAEFIAALHRSVETGSAIYDDVTPSFVDGVLEWGDPAFSEGSMAYATTLPVVRVPFPLIDFRPSQLSGDDDLIDLDYVRRTVIDTARRLHPSAVVEDARAVYRQVPRLRGANMNWWVWMDGAETVFTAIVTGEGHDVIVLELPPGGCVLEADE; from the coding sequence GTGAACCTCACCGACATATGGACGGCGTACATGGCGACGCTTCGTGAACGCGCGCCGATCACCGCTGCGTCGATTCGGCCGCCAAGGTCTGTGAGTGAGCGCGAGGCCGCTGAACGCGCGACGACGCCGTGGACGGAGGAGTTGCGCGAGTTCTACGGGTTGCACGACGGGCAGCACGAAACCTACGGCGAGGAGTATGTGCCGGCCGGATCCGTATTGCCGGACTTCACTCTGTACTCGCTCGACCGAGCGGTGGATCGGCACAGGTTCAGTCTCGAAAATCCGCATCCGATCGACGATCTGGGTGAGGACTGGCCGGCCGAAGTCCTTGCCCAGGAGGCAGGTGAGACGGCGGAGATGTTCGTCCCGGCGTATGTTCCGTTCGCCGAAGACGGTTCGGGCGGAACACTTTACATCGACACACGCCCGGGTGCCCGGCGAGGTTGTATTCGCAGCTTCTCATACGACTCCGCTGACCAGGGTGCGCCATGGTTCGACTCGTTGGCCGAATTCATTGCAGCGTTGCACCGCAGCGTCGAGACGGGATCGGCGATCTACGACGACGTGACGCCCTCGTTCGTGGACGGCGTGCTCGAATGGGGCGACCCCGCGTTCTCGGAGGGGTCGATGGCCTACGCCACTACTCTTCCCGTCGTTCGAGTACCATTCCCGCTCATCGATTTTCGGCCATCCCAGCTGTCGGGCGACGACGATCTGATCGATCTGGACTACGTGCGCCGCACCGTCATCGATACCGCTCGGAGGCTGCACCCGAGTGCCGTGGTCGAGGACGCCCGAGCGGTCTATCGTCAGGTGCCGCGCCTGCGGGGTGCGAACATGAATTGGTGGGTGTGGATGGATGGAGCGGAAACGGTCTTCACAGCAATCGTCACCGGAGAGGGACACGACGTCATCGTCCTCGAGCTTCCGCCAGGGGGATGCGTGCTCGAGGCCGACGAGTGA
- a CDS encoding M50 family metallopeptidase, with the protein MNEFWDRISAVSPDPPVWIVQVAAVIALVIVVLPQTWRIARNVVTIAHEGAHLFVALITGRQLMGLRLHSDTSGVAISKGKPTGLGVIAMTFAGYVGPSLLGLGAAFVLGTQHASAVLWIGIVSIALMLLMIRNIYGLLSLVTVGAALFVVSWWGTGEQQVAAAYFITFFLLIAGPRPVLELQKSRSAGRARDSDADQLARLTFLPGIVWVGLFLLVTVGSLALGAWRILMPVQ; encoded by the coding sequence GTGAACGAATTCTGGGACCGCATCTCCGCGGTGAGTCCTGATCCGCCGGTATGGATCGTCCAAGTTGCTGCTGTGATTGCACTCGTCATCGTCGTGTTGCCGCAGACGTGGCGGATCGCGCGCAACGTGGTGACCATCGCGCACGAGGGTGCGCACCTGTTCGTCGCACTGATCACCGGTCGTCAGCTGATGGGCCTGCGCTTGCATTCGGACACCTCGGGCGTCGCGATCTCGAAGGGCAAGCCCACCGGGCTCGGCGTCATCGCCATGACCTTCGCGGGCTACGTGGGGCCGTCGCTACTCGGTCTCGGTGCCGCGTTCGTGCTCGGGACTCAGCATGCGTCCGCGGTGCTGTGGATCGGTATCGTCTCGATCGCGTTGATGCTGTTGATGATTCGCAACATCTACGGATTGCTCTCCCTGGTCACCGTCGGGGCCGCCCTGTTCGTCGTGTCCTGGTGGGGCACCGGAGAGCAACAGGTCGCCGCGGCGTACTTCATCACGTTCTTCCTGCTGATCGCCGGTCCGCGTCCCGTGCTCGAACTGCAGAAATCGCGCAGCGCAGGACGGGCTCGGGACTCCGACGCCGATCAGCTGGCCCGACTGACCTTCCTGCCCGGCATCGTGTGGGTCGGGCTGTTCCTGCTCGTCACCGTCGGCTCATTGGCATTGGGCGCGTGGCGAATTCTGATGCCGGTGCAGTGA
- a CDS encoding acyl-ACP desaturase yields MARDLTQLELLQELVPTAEDNVNRHLSMAREWHPHDYVPWDEGRNFAALGGQDYDPEQSKLSDVAQAAMITNLLTEDNLPSYHREIAENFSQDGAWGTWVGRWTAEENRHGIVMRDYLVVTRGVDPVALEEARMIHMTNGYASPAGAGVGLLHSVAYVTFQELATRVSHRNTGKVCDDPIADRMLQRIAADENLHMIFYRNITGAAMDISPDQTLQAVSDIVMNFVMPGAGMPNFRRNGVLMAKHGIYDLRQHLEDVVWPVLRKWSVFERNDFTGRGENKREELAAFLEDLERQATKFEEMRDRSFARERAKAESRAS; encoded by the coding sequence ATGGCCAGGGATCTGACACAGCTCGAGCTTCTGCAAGAGCTGGTGCCCACTGCCGAGGACAATGTGAACCGTCACCTGTCCATGGCTCGGGAGTGGCACCCTCACGATTACGTGCCGTGGGACGAAGGTCGCAACTTCGCCGCACTCGGCGGCCAGGACTACGACCCGGAGCAGTCCAAGCTCTCCGACGTCGCACAGGCCGCGATGATCACCAACCTCCTCACCGAGGACAACCTGCCGTCCTACCACCGGGAGATTGCCGAGAACTTCTCCCAGGACGGTGCCTGGGGCACCTGGGTCGGCCGGTGGACCGCCGAGGAGAACCGGCACGGCATCGTCATGCGCGACTACCTCGTCGTCACCCGCGGCGTCGATCCCGTCGCCCTCGAAGAAGCCCGCATGATCCACATGACCAACGGATATGCGTCGCCTGCCGGTGCAGGGGTGGGTCTGCTGCACTCCGTCGCCTACGTGACGTTCCAGGAGCTGGCCACCCGCGTCTCGCATCGCAACACCGGCAAGGTCTGCGACGATCCGATCGCCGACCGCATGCTCCAGCGCATCGCCGCCGACGAGAACCTGCACATGATCTTCTACCGCAACATCACCGGCGCGGCGATGGACATCTCGCCCGATCAGACGTTGCAGGCGGTCTCGGACATCGTGATGAACTTCGTCATGCCCGGTGCCGGTATGCCGAACTTCCGCCGCAACGGTGTGTTGATGGCAAAGCACGGCATCTACGACCTGCGTCAGCACCTCGAGGACGTCGTCTGGCCGGTCCTGCGCAAGTGGAGCGTGTTCGAGCGCAATGACTTCACCGGCCGCGGCGAGAACAAGCGCGAGGAACTCGCCGCGTTCCTCGAAGACCTCGAGCGTCAGGCCACCAAGTTCGAGGAGATGCGTGATCGCTCCTTCGCCCGCGAACGTGCGAAGGCCGAGTCGCGCGCGTCGTAG
- a CDS encoding GtrA family protein, which yields MLGESVLAQFTRFVIVGVSSNGVYALLFVALASLGSFTANLAGVAASTVLANELHRRHTFHATGRVGWFQTQWEAGGLALIGLGLSTASLAAMHILFPAAPTYVQVLVVVAVSGIFGAARFLALRGWVFRSPTLATPVSNLATR from the coding sequence ATGCTCGGGGAGTCGGTGCTCGCTCAGTTCACGCGGTTCGTGATCGTCGGGGTGTCGAGCAACGGTGTGTACGCCCTGTTGTTCGTCGCGCTCGCTTCCCTCGGATCGTTCACCGCCAACCTCGCGGGTGTGGCCGCAAGTACCGTCCTGGCCAACGAACTGCACCGCCGTCACACCTTCCATGCGACCGGTCGAGTCGGTTGGTTCCAGACTCAGTGGGAAGCCGGAGGACTGGCCCTGATCGGGCTCGGTCTGAGCACCGCCTCACTGGCCGCAATGCACATCCTGTTCCCGGCGGCACCGACGTACGTACAGGTTCTGGTCGTGGTCGCCGTGAGTGGCATCTTCGGAGCTGCCCGATTCCTCGCTCTTCGTGGCTGGGTGTTCCGTTCACCGACTCTCGCAACCCCCGTATCGAATCTCGCCACTCGGTGA
- a CDS encoding maltokinase N-terminal cap-like domain-containing protein → MVGSSSSVARTIEPQLEDALAAWLPGQRWFGAKGSTVGAVRIVARDVLLDEPHFAAEHLLVEVQLTQDGTAVTQTYQVPLGFRTELTDDLRPWTLPVAGEVAVFDGLRDPEIIALYGDALAAGKATGSIEFKIVDGSSVPSGLRGRVLGAEQSNTSVILGDLLLLKLFRQVPPGISPDVELHRALAAAGSVNVAPLRGWLEAEVGGEPTTLGMAQDFAANSAEGWTAALASVQEVFDSPQTPIEELPADFASDAHRIGAAVAQVHHDLASKLGTAERTVESTAVEEILARISGVARVVPEIAQYIPAATALISRAEASNSTTVQRIHGDLHLGQVLGTPERWLLIDFEGEPAKTLAERRQMDSALRDVAGMLRSFDYAANHLLVDRPEDESARERAEQWAARSISAFFDGYASVAGHDPREEADLLRAYELDKAVYEVLYEARNRPTWLSLPMRAVARLVS, encoded by the coding sequence ATGGTCGGTTCCAGCTCGAGTGTGGCACGCACGATCGAACCCCAGCTCGAGGATGCTCTGGCGGCGTGGTTGCCAGGTCAACGGTGGTTCGGCGCAAAGGGTTCGACGGTCGGAGCGGTGCGCATCGTCGCGCGCGACGTGCTCCTGGACGAGCCGCATTTCGCGGCCGAGCATCTGCTGGTGGAGGTGCAGCTGACGCAGGACGGCACCGCCGTGACGCAGACCTACCAGGTGCCATTGGGGTTCCGCACCGAGCTGACCGACGATCTCCGACCGTGGACCCTGCCCGTGGCAGGCGAGGTGGCCGTGTTCGACGGTTTACGCGACCCCGAGATCATCGCCCTGTACGGCGATGCGCTTGCCGCCGGGAAAGCCACTGGCAGCATCGAATTCAAGATCGTCGACGGTTCGAGTGTGCCGAGCGGTCTGCGCGGTCGGGTTCTGGGGGCAGAGCAGTCCAACACCTCGGTGATTCTCGGTGATCTGCTGTTGCTCAAGCTGTTTCGTCAGGTGCCGCCGGGAATCAGCCCCGATGTGGAACTGCATCGCGCGTTGGCGGCGGCGGGGAGCGTCAACGTCGCGCCGCTTCGCGGCTGGCTCGAAGCCGAAGTCGGCGGTGAACCCACGACGCTCGGCATGGCCCAGGATTTCGCCGCGAACTCCGCCGAAGGCTGGACTGCGGCGCTGGCCAGCGTGCAGGAGGTGTTCGATTCCCCGCAGACACCGATCGAAGAACTGCCGGCCGATTTCGCCTCGGACGCGCATCGAATCGGAGCAGCTGTGGCGCAGGTACACCATGATTTGGCATCGAAGTTGGGCACCGCCGAGCGGACGGTTGAATCCACTGCCGTCGAGGAGATCCTCGCCCGCATCTCGGGAGTGGCACGGGTGGTGCCGGAGATCGCGCAGTACATCCCGGCGGCGACCGCGCTGATCTCGCGGGCGGAGGCGTCGAACAGCACCACGGTGCAGCGCATCCACGGCGACCTGCATCTGGGTCAGGTGCTGGGCACTCCCGAACGGTGGCTGCTCATCGATTTCGAGGGTGAGCCGGCCAAGACCCTGGCCGAGCGTAGGCAGATGGACAGCGCGCTGCGTGACGTCGCAGGAATGCTGCGCTCGTTCGACTACGCCGCCAATCACCTGCTGGTCGACCGCCCCGAGGACGAGTCGGCGCGTGAGCGGGCCGAGCAGTGGGCGGCGCGGAGCATCTCGGCGTTCTTCGACGGATACGCCTCGGTGGCCGGGCACGATCCCCGTGAGGAGGCCGACCTGTTGCGTGCATACGAACTGGACAAGGCCGTGTACGAAGTTCTGTACGAGGCGCGCAATCGGCCCACCTGGCTGTCGTTGCCGATGCGGGCCGTAGCGCGCCTGGTGAGTTGA
- a CDS encoding pirin family protein, producing the protein MSAPLTAHIDVHRAGDRSKTRVSWLDSKHSFSFGQHYDPDNTHHGLLLVNNDDIVTAGQGFETHPHRDMEIVTWVMQGSLVHQDSIGHSGIIHPGLAQRMTAGKGIMHSEKNDSWSIDGNRHTEPVRFVQMWVLPDSPGATPGYEQLEIGDELLRGGLVTVASGMHKHRDRAAITIGQKSAALHAARLLPGASVTVPDAPFVHLFVARGTVTLEGVGELWEGDAVRMSSTGGQRVTATESAEVLIWEMHSRLGG; encoded by the coding sequence ATGTCCGCTCCACTGACCGCCCACATCGACGTACACCGTGCCGGTGATCGATCGAAAACCCGTGTGTCCTGGCTGGACTCGAAACATTCGTTCTCCTTCGGCCAGCACTACGACCCCGACAACACCCATCACGGACTGTTGCTGGTCAACAACGACGACATCGTCACCGCCGGTCAGGGTTTCGAGACACATCCGCATCGCGACATGGAGATCGTCACGTGGGTGATGCAGGGTTCACTGGTGCATCAGGATTCCATCGGACACTCCGGAATCATCCATCCCGGCCTCGCGCAACGAATGACCGCGGGCAAGGGCATCATGCACTCCGAGAAGAACGACTCCTGGAGCATCGACGGCAACAGGCACACCGAACCCGTTCGCTTCGTGCAGATGTGGGTGCTCCCGGACAGCCCCGGTGCCACACCCGGATACGAACAGCTCGAGATCGGCGACGAACTACTGCGCGGCGGGTTGGTCACCGTCGCGTCGGGAATGCACAAGCACCGTGATCGGGCAGCGATCACCATCGGCCAGAAGTCGGCTGCACTGCACGCGGCAAGGTTGTTGCCCGGAGCCTCCGTGACCGTGCCCGACGCCCCGTTCGTGCACCTGTTCGTCGCGCGCGGCACCGTCACGCTCGAGGGGGTGGGCGAGCTCTGGGAGGGTGATGCAGTCCGCATGAGTTCCACTGGCGGACAACGTGTTACCGCGACCGAATCGGCCGAGGTACTCATCTGGGAGATGCATTCGCGGCTCGGCGGGTGA
- a CDS encoding DUF4190 domain-containing protein: protein MSNQNPPPGNYPPPGNYPSPGEYPQQGGYQQQPPAPKNTVGTVALVLAILGVLFSWTIVGGILLGLIAIVLGFVGRSRYKKRTATNGTVSLIAIVLGFVAAALSIVLVVVGVGLFNAVGGQDFTDCLSNAGSDTAAQQQCADEFQQNVENQYDDSTPN from the coding sequence GTGTCGAATCAGAATCCGCCGCCCGGAAACTATCCCCCGCCCGGAAACTACCCTTCACCCGGTGAGTACCCCCAGCAGGGCGGCTACCAACAACAGCCACCGGCACCGAAGAACACCGTCGGCACGGTGGCTCTGGTCCTGGCGATTCTGGGTGTGTTGTTCTCCTGGACCATCGTCGGCGGCATTCTTCTCGGCCTGATCGCCATCGTTCTCGGCTTCGTCGGACGTTCCAGGTACAAGAAGCGCACCGCCACCAACGGCACCGTGTCACTCATCGCGATCGTTCTGGGTTTCGTGGCCGCAGCGCTGTCGATCGTTCTCGTCGTCGTCGGGGTCGGCCTGTTCAACGCAGTCGGTGGACAGGACTTCACCGACTGCCTCAGCAACGCAGGCAGCGATACTGCCGCACAACAGCAATGTGCCGACGAATTCCAGCAGAACGTCGAGAACCAGTACGACGACTCCACACCGAACTGA